The genomic interval ACCCCCTTCCGGGACGTCAGTGTGACCGCACTCACCACCTTCGCCGGACTCGCCAACATCGAGCACCCCGGTGATCTGCTCCGGGAACTCAGGCGTATCGTGTCCGGTACGTTCTACGCCATCTCGTGTTTCTACGCTCCGGACGACCGCATCAACCGCGAGGCCATCGAGGCCCACGGCCTGCATCCCTTTCTCTTCCGCGACACGGCCCTGGACCTGTTCAACAGATCTGGATGGCGGGTGGAGGTCGTCAACACCCGCCGGGCCAGGGCACTTCCCACCCCGCGGAGCGCCCTCATCCCGGAGGCAGGAATTGACGCCCTCCCGGTAGCGGAAACCACTCTGGAGTGGTGCACCCTGGTAGCCACCTGAGCCCGGCGCCTGCAGGCACTCCCCGCCGCGCCCACCCCGGCGGGCACTCCATCCCACCCAACCTGGCCCGGGCCCCGATGCGTCTTCCGAGTGCCGGCCCGCTAGGTGTGCTCTGCCATGCCTTTCAGGCGCGCCAGGGCGCGACCGTAGTCCTCATGCCCGGCCGCCCACTCCTCCAGTCGCGGGCAGGCGAACTCCCCGCACTGGCTGCAGAAATCCAGGCGCCGTTCGTCGACACAGCACTTGAGTATCCAGCACCCCGGAGACCAGTGCCTGGCACGGTCCCCACGGCAGCCGTCGCAGCGCACGTCTTCGTCCCGGAGCTCGATACCACGCTTTTCGCGGAACCACCTGATCATCCGCTGCCTGACTTCCGCATCCGTCTGCGCCAGGTAGATGTCGCAAACGGCGCAGTCCAGCCCGCATGGTGCCACCATCGACCGCTCCACCACACCACCCCCGGGTCGATCCGTTTCGTCCGTCGCATGCCTGCTCAGATGTTCGCTGCCACCCCGTGTCAATTCCTTCTGGGGTCGCCCGCCAGCAGAACAGCACACCCCGTGGCCGCAACACGCCGGCCCCGC from Bacillota bacterium carries:
- a CDS encoding DUF3795 domain-containing protein, yielding MERSMVAPCGLDCAVCDIYLAQTDAEVRQRMIRWFREKRGIELRDEDVRCDGCRGDRARHWSPGCWILKCCVDERRLDFCSQCGEFACPRLEEWAAGHEDYGRALARLKGMAEHT